The segment TTTTGCGTGCGCCGATACGGCCAGCCGCTCGATGACCGGTCCTCCCGGATATCCGAGATCCAGAAATTTCGCGACCTTGTCGAAGGCCTCTCCGACCGCATCATCGACGGTCCTGCCTACCAGGGCGAGTGAGCCCACGCCATTAACGCGGTAGAGGACGGTGTTTCCTCCCGAAACGAGCAAGCCCATGAACGGATACAGCGCTTCGTGCCCTTCCAGGAAGGGCGCATGCAGATGGGCCTCAAGGTGATTGATTGCGATATAGGGGATACGGCTGGCGAATGAAATCGCCTTGGCCGATTGGGTGGCGATAAGCAATGATCCCACAAGGCCCGGCCTGGCTGTTGCAGCGACGTAGCGAAGGTCCTGGAACCCGACACCAGCCTCCCGGAGCGCCGTATCGATGAGCCGGTTAATCAGCTCAAGGTGCGCCCTGGAGGCTATTTCCGGCACTACGCCGAAATATTCCCTGTGCAGGTCGATCTGGCTGAAAATGACGTTGGAGAGGATATCCTTCCCGTTCCTCACCACGGACGCGGCCGTTTCGTCGCAGGAACTCTCCAGGCCAAGCCCGAGGACGTCGTCAGTTCGAGGCATCCACCACGTCCAGGGCTTTCTTCAGCTGGGAGTCGAATTCAAGGTCGTACACGGGCTGCTTTGAAAATTTTCCTGTCTCGGTTTTCAGGAGGTAGCTCGCTGTTTTCTCTGAGATCGTGATGTTCTTCGAGGCCAGGAAGGTCAGGAATTCCTTCCGGGTCTCGGAGGTGTAGCCCTTGTGCGACTTCATGAATTCATCGATCAATTTTTCCCGGTTCACGCGGATGATGCCCGGCCGGTCCTCCTCCGAGAACATTTCCATTTCGACCAGGTAGTCGGGGATTATGCCCTTGCCGTGTATCGAGACTCCCGAAGGCGTATAGTATTTCGCGATGGTCACGGCAAGCCCGATCGATTCGCTCAGGCTGTAAATCTTCTGCACCGAACCCTTGCCAAAGGTCTTTTCGCCGACCAGTTTCGCCCTTCCGTTGTCGCGCATCGCCCCGGAGAATATCTCCGAAGCCGACGCGCTCCCCTTGTTGACGAGCACCACCAGCTTCCCGTTGTACAGGGGCTCCGTGCGCGCCTTGTACTCGGTAAGCGTATCGGTGCCCTCACGGCCCCGCGTCGAGACGATCAGCTTGTCCTTTTCCAGGAAGTAGTTCGCGATTATGATCGATTTATCGAGCTGCCCGCCCGGGTTCCATCTCAAGTCGACTATCAGCTTATCGACCCCCTTCGCGTTCATCTCCGCAAGGGCCTTCTCGATCTCTTTAGGCGTTTCGGTGCTGAAAACCTTCACCTTGATGTAGCCGACCTTCCGGTCCTGGAAAATATCGTGGCGCACCGTTTCCATCTTGATCTGTTCGCGCTCGATGTCGAAGGCGAGCGGCTCGTCCGCCGATTCCCGTTTCACCGTGAGCCGGACGCTGGTGCTCGGAATTCCGCGGATAAGCTTGATGATCTCGCCCACGCTCTTGTTTTTGATCTCCGTCCCGTTGACGGCGGTGATGATATCCCCTGCGCGCAGCCCCGCGCGCATGGCCGGCGTGTCCTCGATCGGGGAGATTATGACGATCTCCCCGTCCCGCGCGGTTATTTCCACGCCTATTCCCACGAACTTGCCGCTCGTTTCCTCTTTCAGCTCGGCGAAATCCTCCTCGTTCAGGAAGCGCGAAAAGGGGTCTCCCAGCGCCTGTACCATGCCCCGGATGGCGCCGTAGAAAAGCTGCTTCGGATCGATCTTTTCCACGTACTCCGTGGAAAGAATCTG is part of the Spirochaetota bacterium genome and harbors:
- a CDS encoding S41 family peptidase, with the translated sequence MLKKIRERNIHLLILVFFTGLFLGTNLSFRLKAEEPSYGYLDYFHQTFQILSTEYVEKIDPKQLFYGAIRGMVQALGDPFSRFLNEEDFAELKEETSGKFVGIGVEITARDGEIVIISPIEDTPAMRAGLRAGDIITAVNGTEIKNKSVGEIIKLIRGIPSTSVRLTVKRESADEPLAFDIEREQIKMETVRHDIFQDRKVGYIKVKVFSTETPKEIEKALAEMNAKGVDKLIVDLRWNPGGQLDKSIIIANYFLEKDKLIVSTRGREGTDTLTEYKARTEPLYNGKLVVLVNKGSASASEIFSGAMRDNGRAKLVGEKTFGKGSVQKIYSLSESIGLAVTIAKYYTPSGVSIHGKGIIPDYLVEMEMFSEEDRPGIIRVNREKLIDEFMKSHKGYTSETRKEFLTFLASKNITISEKTASYLLKTETGKFSKQPVYDLEFDSQLKKALDVVDASN
- the tsaD gene encoding tRNA (adenosine(37)-N6)-threonylcarbamoyltransferase complex transferase subunit TsaD; protein product: MPRTDDVLGLGLESSCDETAASVVRNGKDILSNVIFSQIDLHREYFGVVPEIASRAHLELINRLIDTALREAGVGFQDLRYVAATARPGLVGSLLIATQSAKAISFASRIPYIAINHLEAHLHAPFLEGHEALYPFMGLLVSGGNTVLYRVNGVGSLALVGRTVDDAVGEAFDKVAKFLDLGYPGGPVIERLAVSAHAKRPLFRKLLPESTDFRFSYSGLKTAVITYMKENPRAEPAEVVYAFQECALELLVRRVFQASRSQGIGRIVVAGGVAANGRLRALLGESRCEDEEILMPSPILCTDNGAMVAGLGYRYFMRNETDLLSAEVSARV